The proteins below come from a single Oncorhynchus tshawytscha isolate Ot180627B linkage group LG22, Otsh_v2.0, whole genome shotgun sequence genomic window:
- the pfkfb2a gene encoding 6-phosphofructo-2-kinase/fructose-2,6-bisphosphatase 2: MAASQQKGTAVLESSAEGKRTELRANEVLKKCSWASYMTNSPTVIVMIGLPARGKTYMSKKLTRYLNWIGVPTKVFNLGVYRREAVKAYKSYDFFRHDNEEAMEIRKQCALVALQDVKAYLTEEGGQIAVFDATNTTRERRELLLSFAKEHAYKVFFVESLCDDPDVIAANIMDVKVSSPDYPERDRESVMEDFLKRIECYKVMYQPLDPDEHDKDLSFIQVINVGRSFLVNKVQDYIQSKIVYYLMNIHVHSHSIYLCRHGESEHNVEGRIGGDGMLSVQGKKFAGALKGFVEQHGLTDLKVWTSQLGRTIQTAEELGVPYEQWKILNEIDAGVCEEMTYEMIEETFPAEFALRDQDKYHYRYPGGESYQDLVQRLEPVIMELERQGNVLVICHQAVMRCLLAYFLDKSADDLPYLKCPLHTVLKLTPVAYGCKVDMFDLKVEAVNTHRDRPLDKVRNDVVPTTFLRRNSFTPLSSHDQVKRPRLYSAGNPPQSRRPLAPFIPSMQSFEDPEGAELTRSQESLNCFSPGDSEDAVRS; the protein is encoded by the exons ATGGCTGCCAGCCAGCAGAAAGGCACTGCAGTTCTGGAAAGTTCAGCAGAGGGAAAGAGAACGGAACTCAGGGCTAATGAAGTACTGAAGAAATGCT CATGGGCCTCTTACATGACCAACTCCCCCACTGTGATTGTGATGATTGGTCTTCCTGCCAGAGGGAAAACCTACATGTCCAAGAAGCTAACCCGCTACCTCAACTGGATAGGAGTGCCAACCAAGG TATTCAACCTGGGGGTCTACAGGCGAGAGGCTGTGAAAGCCTACAAGTCCTATGACTTCTTCAGACACGACAACGAGGAGGCCATGGAAATCAGGAA GCAGTGTGCTCTGGTGGCTCTGCAGGACGTCAAAGCGTATCTGACTGAAGAGGGGGGTCAAATCGCT GTCTTTGATGCCACAAACACCAcccgagagaggagagaattactCCTTAGTTTTGCAAAGGAACATGCTTACAAG GTGTTTTTTGTGGAGTCATTGTGTGACGACCCTGATGTCATTGCTGCTAATATTATG gaTGTGAAGGTGTCCAGCCCAGACTacccagaaagagacagagagagtgtgatggaGGACTTCCTGAAGAGAATAGAATGTTATAAAGTCATGTACCAACCATTAGACCCAGATGAACATGACAA GGACCTGTCCTTCATCCAGGTCATCAACGTGGGCCGGAGCTTCCTGGTAAACAAGGTGCAGGACTACATCCAGAGCAAGATCGTGTACTACCTGATGAACATCCACGTGCACTCTCACTCTATCTACCTGTGTCGGCACGGAGAGAGCGAACACAACGTGGAGGGACGCATCGGGGGCGATGGAATGCTGTCTGTTCAAGGGAAAAAG TTTGCTGGAGCGCTGAAGGGTTTTGTGGAGCAGCATGGTCTGACAGACCTCAAGGTGTGGACCAGCCAGCTGGGACGGACTATCCAGACTGCTGAAGAGCTCGGGGTGCCCTACGAGCAGTGGAAGATACTCAACGAGATCGATGCC ggtgtgtgtgaggAGATGACCTATGAGATGATTGAGGAAACCTTCCCTGCAGAGTTTGCCTTAAGAGATCAGGACAAGTACCACTACCGCTACCCAGGAGGAGAG TCCTACCAGGACCTGGTGCAGAGGTTAGAGCCGGTCATCATGGAGCTGGAAAGACAAGGCAACGTGCTGGTCATCTGTCACCAGGCTGTCATGCGCTGCCTGCTCGCTTACTTCCTGGATAAGAGTGCtg ATGACCTGCCCTACTTGAAGTGTCCCCTCCACACAGTTCTAAAGCTCACCCCTGTGGCTTACG GTTGTAAAGTGGACATGTTTGACCTCAAAGTGGAGGCTGTGAACACTCACCGGGACAGGCCATTA GATAAAGTCCGTAATGACGTCGTTCCCACCACATTCCTCCGGAGGAACAGTTTCACCCCGCTGTCCAGTCACGACCAGGTGAAGCGACCGCGCCTCTACAGCGCCGGCAACCCACCTCAATCTCGACGGCCCCTGGCCCCCTTTATACCCAGCATGCAGTCCTTCGAGGACCCTGAGGGAGCAGAGTTGACACGAAGCCAA GAGTCTCTCAACTGCTTCAGCCCAGGGGACTCAGAAGATGCTGTTCGCAGTTGA